In Musa acuminata AAA Group cultivar baxijiao chromosome BXJ2-10, Cavendish_Baxijiao_AAA, whole genome shotgun sequence, a genomic segment contains:
- the LOC103969456 gene encoding glycine-rich RNA-binding protein RZ1B, with protein sequence MTLDDEKSIYVGGLPYDCTQEDLRRAFDLYGAIVDVKIINDRQVGGKCYGFVTFRNPRSAVDAIMDMNGRKIGGRVVRVNEVHSRGGRPNFHRENFHRDSDRDDDWERGRERERDHMRDRFRYLDRNDERSRDHDRQREREIDIERGRNFDRARSHPLDQDRDREGDDHEHPGGHDRDWEGDRDMDWDHDRDVDKTKDHDGGKDMDKEQQLRQKNGADFNEHPSRDLSSNSSDDYYGQVKEKLELSIQRREDLQKELTIVGEKIDEKQHLISDLQMKYQKLEDALAAAKKLTYQRQSMLMKLHSCFARAQDYTERLKSSEHELQSLVDVAMSDVGMGEDAGGRDGSLYANGQV encoded by the exons ATGACGTTGGACGACGAGAAGTCAATTTACGTTGGTGGGCTCCCCTACGATTGCACTCAGGAGGACCTCCGCCGTGCTTTCGACCTCTACGGCGCCATCGTCGACGTCAAG ATAATAAATGATCGACAAGTTGGAGGAAAATGCTATGGGTTTGTTACATTTAGAAACCCTAGGTCAGCTGTTGATGCTATTATGGACATGAATGGCAGG AAAATTGGAGGAAGAGTTGTAAGAGTAAATGAAGTTCATTCAAGGGGTGGAAGGCCAAACTTTCATCGTGAAAATTTCCATCGAGATTCTGATAGGGATGATGATTGGGAGAGGGGCAGGGAAAGAGAGAGGGATCATATGCGGGACAGATTTCGGTACCTAGATAGAAATGATGAGCGGTCCCGAGATCATGATAGACAAAGGGAAAGAGAAATAGATATTGAGCGTGGACGTAACTTTGATCGAGCAAGATCACACCCTTTGGATCAAGATCGAGATAGAGAAGGCGATGACCATGAGCATCCAGGAGGCCATGATCGAGATTGGGAAGGGGATCGTGACATGGACTGGGACCATGATAGAGATGTGGACAAAACTAAAGATCATGATGGAGGCAAAGACATGGATAAGGAGCAACAACTGAGACAAAAAAATGG TGCTGATTTCAATGAGCATCCAAGCAGAGATTTATCATCAAATTCTAGTGATGATTATTACGGCCAG GTGAAAGAGAAGCTGGAGTTATCCATTCAAAGACGGGAGGATCTTCAAAAGGAG CTTACTATTGTTGGGGAGAAGATCGATGAGAAACAGCATCTTATTTCAGATTTACAAATGAAATATCAG AAACTAGAGGATGCATTGGCGGCTGCGAAGAAGCTTACCTATCAAAGGCAGTCGATGCTGATGAAG CTGCATTCTTGCTTTGCTCGAGCTCAGGACTATACTGAAAGGCTCAAAAGCTCTGAGCACGAACTCCAG TCTCTCGTTGATGTGGCAATGTCCGATGTTGGTATGGGTGAGGATGCTGGTGGAAGAGATGGATCACTTTATGCCAATGGGCAGGTATGA
- the LOC108951553 gene encoding pentatricopeptide repeat-containing protein At1g08070, chloroplastic-like, producing MATPLPFTSTVPLQPPPPKDRPPHHLLERCTTMAELKRVHARMIRSGVAFAPLPASHLVSRCAAEDFGSLDYARLVFRQIPSPTAFTFNSIIRGYTNKNFPLEALRFYVELIEGGLVPDSFTFPSLFKSCGFLAEGKQLHCHVVKFGFSSDIYIQNTLMNMYAARGCLTSACQVFEKMGEKTVVSWATMVAAYTRSDHLSEALDLYRQMESKNVTPNEIALVNVLTACARARDLETGKRVHKYIEEHRIGFDLVLWAALLDVYCKCGCVSRARQLFGEMPERNLFCWNIMIKGHVEDSDYKEALRLFREMQFMGIKADKVTMASLVQACSQLGALELGKWFHVYIVREKVEVDVVLGTALVDMYARCGCIESAFKVFGDMPRRDVMTWTALIGGLAVCGHAERALQTFHEMQRIGVKPDAVTFVGVLTACSHAGLVDEGCSHFDSMASIYNIQPSVEHYGCMVDLLGRAGQIGRAEELIRSMPMAPDRFVLGGLLGACRIHGNLEVAERTAQKLMELDQRHGGTYVLLSNIYGSLQKWDEVGRIRELMSERDVKKPPGCSLIEMDGEVHEFVMGDESHPQSAEIYAMVEDMISRLKEAGYVPNKSEVLLDMDEEEKENALCRHSEKLAIAFGLMRTAPGTPIRIMKNLRVCGDCHAATKLTSKVYGREIIVRDRCRFHHFRDGCCSCKDFW from the coding sequence ATGGCTACTCCTCTCCCCTTCACTTCCACTGTCCCTCTTCAACCTCCACCGCCAAAGGACCGCCCACCCCACCATCTCCTAGAGAGATGCACCACCATGGCCGAGCTCAAGCGGGTGCACGCCCGAATGATCCGTTCCGGCGTCGCCTTCGCCCCCCTCCCCGCCAGCCATCTCGTCTCCCGTTGTGCCGCCGAAGACTTCGGTTCCCTCGACTATGCCCGCCTCGTGTTCCGACAGATCCCCAGTCCCACCGCCTTCACCTTCAATTCCATAATCCGTGGCTACACCAACAAGAACTTCCCATTGGAGGCCCTCCGCTTCTATGTCGAGCTGATCGAAGGCGGCCTGGTTCCTGATAGCTTCACGTTCCCCTCGCTCTTCAAGTCTTGTGGGTTTCTGGCCGAAGGGAAGCAGCTCCATTGCCATGTGGTCAAGTTTGGGTTCTCCTCGGACATTTATATCCAGAACACGTTGATGAACATGTACGCGGCTCGTGGCTGCTTGACCTCCGCCTGCCAGGTGTTTGAAAAAATGGGTGAGAAGACGGTTGTTTCTTGGGCCACCATGGTTGCTGCTTACACGAGGTCGGACCACTTGTCCGAGGCACTGGATCTTTATCGGCAGATGGAGTCGAAGAACGTAACACCGAATGAGATCGCGCTGGTGAATGTTCTCACGGCTTGTGCGAGAGCAAGAGATCTAGAGACCGGGAAACGGGTTCATAAGTACATCGAAGAGCATCGAATCGGGTTCGATTTGGTCCTCTGGGCGGCGCTTTTGGATGTTTACTGCAAATGTGGTTGCGTTTCGCGTGCTCGACAGCTTTTCGGTGAGATGCCGGAGAGGAACTTGTTTTGTTGGAACATCATGATCAAAGGGCATGTGGAGGATAGCGATTACAAAGAAGCATTGCGATTGTTCCGCGAGATGCAATTCATGGGCATCAAGGCAGATAAGGTGACCATGGCGAGCTTGGTTCAGGCATGCTCTCAGCTCGGTGCGCTCGAGCTCGGGAAATGGTTTCATGTGTACATAGTGCGGGAGAAAGTCGAGGTGGACGTTGTTCTGGGGACTGCTCTGGTGGACATGTACGCGAGGTGTGGGTGCATAGAAAGCGCATTCAAGGTCTTCGGTGATATGCCTCGCAGAGATGTCATGACATGGACAGCCCTCATCGGAGGACTTGCAGTGTGCGGGCACGCGGAGAGAGCGCTGCAGACCTTCCACGAGATGCAGAGGATCGGAGTGAAGCCCGACGCAGTCACCTTCGTCGGCGTGTTGACAGCTTGCAGCCACGCAGGCCTCGTAGACGAAGGCTGCTCCCATTTCGACTCGATGGCGAGCATCTACAACATCCAGCCCAGCGTCGAACACTACGGTTGCATGGTCGATCTGCTGGGTCGAGCCGGTCAGATAGGGAGGGCAGAAGAACTGATAAGAAGCATGCCCATGGCGCCGGATCGCTTTGTGCTCGGAGGCCTCTTGGGCGCTTGCAGAATCCATGGCAACCTTGAGGTGGCCGAGAGGACTGCGCAGAAGCTCATGGAGCTGGACCAGAGGCATGGAGGGACCTACGTGCTGTTATCCAACATCTATGGCTCGTTGCAGAAATGGGATGAGGTTGGCAGAATAAGAGAGCTCATGTCAGAGAGGGACGTGAAGAAGCCACCCGGATGCAGTCTGATAGAGATGGACGGGGAGGTTCATGAGTTCGTCATGGGGGACGAATCACACCCGCAGTCCGCTGAGATTTACGCCATGGTGGAGGACATGATTTCCAGGCTGAAGGAAGCGGGATACGTGCCCAACAAGTCCGAGGTGCTATTGGACATggacgaggaggagaaggagaacgcGTTGTGCCGGCACAGTGAGAAGCTGGCCATTGCCTTCGGGCTCATGAGGACGGCCCCGGGGACGCCGATCCGGATCATGAAGAACCTTCGTGTTTGCGGTGACTGCCATGCTGCAACCAAACTCACATCGAAGGTCTACGGGAGGGAGATCATCGTGCGCGACCGGTGCCGTTTCCATCACTTCAGAGATGGATGTTGTTCTTGCAAAGATTTCTGGTGA
- the LOC103969457 gene encoding ADP,ATP carrier protein 1, chloroplastic → MERVISTRGLLSLPPKPQVRPYLPLHTLRIRFPSAAAPALCARAPASALHGLSCRERTPSIARPTASRDPERSLLYPGISGKQRKVPIFRASAAIPADGAGSAELGEKKPKFLGVEITTLKKIVPLGIMFFCILFNYTILRDTKDVLVVTAKGSSAEIIPFLKTWVNLPMAVGFMLLYTKLSNVLSKEALFYTVILPFIAFFGAFAFVMYPLRDAIHPTALSDKLLAALGPSFLGPVAILRIWSFCLFYVMAELWGSVVISVLFWGFANQITTVEEAKEFYPLFGLGANIALIFSGRTVKYFSNLRKNLGPGVDGWAISLKGMMSIVVLLGFGICAIYWGVNTFVVNDPSLPRSDRKKKEKPKLGMNESLKVLLSSRYVRDLATLVVAYGISINLVEVTWKSKLKAQFPSPNEYSSFMGDFSTATGIATFTMMLLGRLILRKFGWGVAAMITPTVLLLTGVGFFSLLLFGEPLAPLLGSLGMTPLLAAVYVGALQNIFSKSAKYSLFDPCKEMAYIPLDEEMKVKGKAAIDVVCNPLGKSGGALIQQFMILTFGSLANSTPYLGGILLVIVLAWLGAARSLDSQFSPLAKKELEKEKMRKEKANESLIAAAREDTDGLVAEVKLRENDSLHESIASEDSTNGSPLKEKLASESESSSETSTGRSQ, encoded by the exons ATGGAGAGAGTTATCTCGACAAGGGGCCTCCTTTCCCTCCCTCCCAAGCCTCAAGTTCGCCCCTACTTGCCTCTCCACACCCTCCGTATTCGTTTCCCCTCCGCCGCGGCGCCCGCCCTCTGCGCCCGGGCTCCCGCTTCCGCCCTCCATGGCCTCAGCTGCAGGGAGAGAACCCCGTCAATTGCGAGACCGACGGCCTCCAGGGACCCCGAAAGGTCGCTCCTTTACCCCGGAATTTCGGGGAAACAGAGGAAAGTTCCGATTTTTAGAGCCAGCGCCGCGATTCCGGCCGACGGAGCCGGCTCTGCGGAGCTTGGGGAGAAGAAGCCCAAATTCTTGGGTGTCGAGATAACGACGCTTAAGAAGATAGTTCCGCTGGGGATTATGTTCTTCTGCATTCTTTTCAATTATACCATTCTCAGGGATACCAAGGATGTGCTGGTGGTGACCGCCAAGGGGAGCAGCGCCGAGATTATACCGTTCTTGAAGACGTGGGTGAACCTGCCGATGGCGGTGGGGTTCATGCTGTTGTACACCAAGCTGTCGAATGTGCTGTCGAAGGAGGCTCTTTTCTACACCGTGATTCTGCCTTTCATAGCCTTTTTCGGGGCCTTTGCATTCGTGATGTATCCGCTTCGCGATGCCATCCATCCCACCGCTCTTTCGGACAAGCTTCTGGCGGCGCTGGGTCCGAGCTTCCTTGGCCCAGTCGCAATTTTGAGGATTTGGAGTTTCTGCCTCTTCTATGTCATGGCAGAGCTGTGGGGAAGTGTGGTGATCTCGGTCCTGTTCTGGGGGTTTGCCAATCAG ATTACTACAGTTGAAGAAGCCAAGGAATTCTACCCATTGTTCGGACTTGGAGCTAATATTGCACTCATCTTCTCGGGACGAACGGTCAAATACTTCTCTAACCTGCGTAAGAATTTGGGACCAGGGGTTGATGGTTGGGCAATTTCACTAAAAGGAATGATGAGCATTGTTGTGCTTCTTGGCTTCGGGATATGTGCAATCTATTGGGGGGTGAATACATTTGTTGTGAATGATCCATCTCTTCCAAGATCAGATCGCAAAAAGAAG GAGAAGCCAAAGCTAGGTATGAATGAGAGCCTAAAAGTTTTGCTGTCATCTAGATACGTCAGAGACCTAGCCACCTTGGTGGTTGCTTATGGTATAAGCATTAACCTGGTAGAAGTCACATGGAAGTCAAAGCTCAAGGCACAG TTCCCCAGTCCAAACGAATATTCATCCTTCATGGGTGATTTCTCAACTGCTACTGGGATTGCAACATTCACAATGATGTTGCTAGGCAGACTGATACTCCGAAAATTCGGTTGGGGGGTGGCAGCTATGATTACACCCACAGTTTTGCTCCTGACAGGAGTTGGGTTCTTCTCATTGTTATTGTTTGGTGAGCCTTTGGCTCCTCTTCTGGGAAGTCTTGGTATGACTCCTCTGCTTGCTGCTGTTTACGTGGGGGCATTACAAAACATTTTCAGCAAGAGTGCAAAGTACAGCTTGTTTGATCCTTGCAAAGAAATGGCTTATATTCCTTTAGACGAAGAGATGAAG GTTAAAGGGAAGGCCGCGATTGACGTCGTCTGCAACCCCTTGGGAAAATCAGGAGGTGCACTGATCCAGCAGTTTATGATTTTGACATTTGGGTCTCTGGCGAACTCGACCCCATACCTGGGAGGCATACTGCTGGTGATTGTTCTTGCATGGTTGGGTGCTGCAAGATCCTTGGATTCTCAATTCTCTCCTTTGGCTAAGAAGGAGctcgagaaggagaaaatgcggaAAGAAAAGGCGAACGAGTCTTTGATTGCGGCAGCGAGGGAGGACACCGATGGGTTAGTTGCCGAGGTAAAACTGAGAGAGAATGATTCTCTTCATGAATCTATAGCAAGTGAGGATTCAACAAATGGGTCGCCTTTGAAGGAAAAATTAGCTTCCGagtctgagagttcatcggaaaccTCCACTGGCCGAAGTCAATGA